From Montipora foliosa isolate CH-2021 chromosome 6, ASM3666993v2, whole genome shotgun sequence, a single genomic window includes:
- the LOC138006226 gene encoding uncharacterized protein, with product MDPELNVDLHLQYDYLFKVLMIGDSGVGKSCLLLRYVDCSHRESYVNTIGVDFKVKTIKLDGKRIRLQVWDTAGQERFKTITSSYYRGAHGVMIVYDIAKKETFNNLNKWLNEVEMYANEGVLMILVGNKTDLNSQRQVSTESGAEWAAINDMPFIETSAKSATNVTEAFTMLAGLVNRHVKHNHSDQRAFVLGDSTNLGLRAGEGGESEKCSCSS from the exons ATGGACCCGGAATTAAACGTAGACTTGCACCTTCAATATGATTATCTCTTTAAAGTTCTCATGATTGGCGACTCAGGAGTCGGAAAATCTTGTCTTCTTCTACGTTATGTCGACTGCTCCCACAGAGAGAGTTACGTTAACACAATTGGTGTAGATTTCAAAGTAAAAACAATCAAGCTCGATGGTAAAAGGATTCGACTGCAAGTCTGGGACACAG CTGGCCAAGAGAGATTCAAAACCATAACGTCATCTTACTACAGAGGAGCTCATGGAGTCATGATTGTCTATGACATTGCCAAAAAGGAAACTTTTAACAATCTTAACAAATGGCTTAATGAGGTGGAGATGTATGCTAATGAAGGGGTGCTGATGATATTGGTTGGAAACAAGACAGATCTCAATTCACAGCGTCAAGTTTCAACCGAGAGCGGAGCAGAGTGGGCAGCAATTAATGATATGCCCTTTATAGAGACCAGTGCGAAAAGTGCCACAAATGTAACCGAAGCATTTACAATGCTAGCTGGGCTGGTCAATAGACATGTTAAACACAACCATTCTGATCAAAGAGCTTTTGTTCTAGGAGATAGTACTAACCTTGGCCTAAGAGCAGGGGAAGGTGGTGaaagtgaaaaatgtagttGTAGTAGCTAA